Within Thermodesulfovibrionales bacterium, the genomic segment ATTACTCATCGAGAGGCTCGGATTCGCACTGACGAAGATCGGGATGAAGAATTCTGTCTGCCCGAAGTGCGGGACCCATATCGACGGCATCGGCATGCCCTGAGCTTCAGGACTTCAACCTCTCCGGAACAGGATTCCCCTTCTTGATCTGCTCCATCGCCTCGGCGAGTTCGCCTTCGCTGTATGCGTACATGAGGTCGGCGGAGAGGACGTGGGGCATACCCTGAATGCGCTCCAGTTTCGCCATCTCGTCTCCGATAGTCTCACCTTCGATAGTGGCGACAATCCTGCCCGAGGCATCGGAGAAATGGACCTCGCAGAGATCAATGGAATTTATGCCGGCAATCACCTCATCCCGGTATTCCGGCGCCGTCTTCACCACGATACTCGAGACATTCATCGCGACCTCCATCACCCAATCATTCCGCCT encodes:
- a CDS encoding chaperone NapD → MNVSSIVVKTAPEYRDEVIAGINSIDLCEVHFSDASGRIVATIEGETIGDEMAKLERIQGMPHVLSADLMYAYSEGELAEAMEQIKKGNPVPERLKS